One region of Streptomyces subrutilus genomic DNA includes:
- a CDS encoding SCO6745 family protein has protein sequence MTLPPLAARHCWHAAINPLHSTVYFSPDTPKEFAGLGITHPVAVNLAARSAALGAVGAGTVTAAFYNYRHDFVARHLPAVWDTAAPEEVLAARLRAADATLRRLLGEEAVESPELAEAADLAMRATEACTRHARALYSAHADLPVPEAPHLRLWHAATLLREHRGDGHLAALLIAGLDPLEALVSHTATGKGMTPKWLKASRGWEQSDLDAAADRLRARGILDADGELTEEGKAVRESLETDTDRLDAAPYEHLGAQGLARLAELGGGFVLKAMAAGAFPADLRGKA, from the coding sequence ATGACCCTTCCTCCGCTCGCCGCCCGGCACTGTTGGCACGCCGCGATCAACCCGCTGCACTCCACCGTCTACTTCTCCCCGGACACCCCCAAGGAGTTCGCGGGCCTCGGGATCACCCACCCCGTCGCCGTCAACCTCGCCGCCCGGTCCGCGGCCCTCGGCGCCGTCGGAGCGGGCACGGTCACCGCGGCGTTCTACAACTACCGCCACGACTTCGTCGCCCGGCACCTGCCCGCCGTCTGGGACACCGCCGCGCCCGAGGAGGTCCTCGCCGCCCGGCTGCGCGCCGCCGACGCCACCCTGCGCCGGCTCCTCGGCGAGGAGGCCGTCGAGTCCCCCGAGCTCGCGGAGGCCGCCGACCTGGCGATGCGCGCCACCGAGGCCTGCACCCGGCACGCCCGCGCCCTCTACTCTGCCCACGCCGACCTCCCCGTCCCCGAGGCGCCCCACCTGCGCCTGTGGCACGCCGCCACCCTGCTGCGCGAACACCGCGGCGACGGCCACCTCGCCGCCCTGCTCATCGCCGGCCTGGACCCGCTCGAGGCACTGGTCAGCCACACCGCCACCGGCAAGGGCATGACCCCGAAGTGGCTCAAGGCCAGCCGCGGCTGGGAGCAGTCCGACCTGGACGCCGCGGCCGACCGGCTCCGCGCCCGCGGGATCCTCGACGCGGACGGCGAGCTCACCGAGGAGGGCAAGGCCGTCCGTGAGAGCCTCGAGACCGACACCGACCGCCTCGACGCCGCCCCGTACGAGCACCTCGGCGCGCAGGGCCTGGCCCGCCTCGCGGAACTCGGCGGCGGATTCGTCCTGAAGGCGATGGCCGCCGGAGCCTTCCCGGCGGACCTGCGCGGCAAGGCCTGA
- a CDS encoding AMP-dependent synthetase/ligase gives MTTNLRLPGRPEELTLPALLARNAAEHGDLPALSWRAGPQAAPWTTLTWNEVRRQVAVLASGYAALGVERGEHVLMMMGNRPEHWLSDLALVHLGAVPVTVYGTSAPEQIAHIARHSRARVAVIEGARELVRWEPLLADAGVPLERLVVAEASEAGPHRTYGSLYASGARLHRAEDFEKTWQETAPEDPLTVVYTSGTTGDPKGVRLTHRNLMLQAIRLDRHVDLPEHAEHICYLPFAHIAERVLGIYLPLLRAAHVRLCADPTAVAGAVRELRPVQFFGVPRVWEKLAAGVKAVLGTLPEEQRAAIEAANDLARARAGHRERGEEVPAALEASYAAAKERVLDPLLGLAGLDRLVWTASATAPMPIDVVRFWAGWGITIMDAWGLTETAGVCTVNSPDGFRLGSVGRAIEGLELRLAEDGEILTRGATVFGGYLRPDGTVESAADEEGWFPTGDIGRLDEDGFLWLTDRKKELIITSNGKNVSPALVENTVKEHPLIGQALVHGDGRSYLVALLVLDPELAPAWAAARGIGAASLAELAEDPAVRAEIARAVETANARLNRTEQIKRYRVLTEEWGPESGELTPSLKLRRRVVREKYGSLIDALYQAP, from the coding sequence ATGACCACGAACCTGCGACTGCCCGGACGACCCGAGGAGCTCACCCTCCCCGCCCTGCTGGCCCGCAACGCCGCCGAACACGGTGACCTGCCCGCCCTCTCGTGGCGCGCCGGCCCCCAGGCGGCCCCGTGGACGACCCTCACCTGGAACGAGGTGCGCCGCCAGGTCGCCGTCCTCGCCTCCGGCTACGCCGCCCTCGGAGTCGAGCGCGGCGAGCACGTCCTGATGATGATGGGCAACCGCCCCGAGCACTGGCTCAGCGACCTCGCCCTCGTCCACCTCGGCGCCGTCCCCGTCACCGTGTACGGGACCTCCGCGCCCGAGCAGATCGCCCACATCGCCCGCCACAGCCGGGCCAGGGTCGCCGTCATCGAGGGCGCCCGCGAGCTCGTCCGGTGGGAGCCGCTGCTCGCCGACGCCGGCGTGCCCCTGGAACGGCTGGTCGTCGCCGAGGCCTCGGAGGCCGGCCCGCACCGCACCTACGGCTCCCTGTACGCGAGCGGAGCCCGGCTGCACCGGGCCGAGGACTTCGAGAAGACCTGGCAGGAGACCGCTCCCGAGGACCCGCTGACCGTCGTCTACACCTCCGGCACCACGGGCGACCCCAAGGGCGTCCGCCTCACCCACCGCAACCTCATGCTCCAGGCCATCCGCCTCGACCGGCACGTGGACCTGCCCGAGCACGCCGAGCACATCTGCTACCTGCCCTTCGCGCACATCGCGGAGCGGGTCCTCGGCATCTACCTGCCGCTGCTGCGCGCCGCGCACGTACGGCTGTGCGCCGACCCGACCGCGGTGGCCGGGGCGGTCCGCGAACTGCGCCCGGTGCAGTTCTTCGGCGTGCCCCGGGTCTGGGAGAAGCTCGCGGCCGGGGTCAAGGCGGTCCTCGGGACGCTGCCCGAGGAGCAGCGCGCGGCCATCGAGGCCGCGAACGACCTGGCCCGTGCCCGCGCCGGCCACCGGGAGCGCGGGGAGGAGGTGCCGGCCGCGCTCGAAGCCTCGTACGCCGCGGCGAAGGAGCGGGTGCTGGACCCGCTGCTGGGCCTGGCCGGCCTGGACCGGCTCGTGTGGACGGCCAGCGCCACCGCCCCGATGCCGATCGACGTGGTCCGCTTCTGGGCGGGCTGGGGGATCACCATCATGGACGCCTGGGGCCTCACCGAGACCGCCGGCGTGTGCACGGTCAACAGCCCGGACGGCTTCCGGCTGGGTTCGGTGGGCCGCGCCATCGAGGGGCTGGAGCTGCGGCTCGCCGAGGACGGGGAGATCCTGACCCGCGGCGCGACCGTGTTCGGCGGCTACCTGCGGCCCGACGGCACGGTGGAGAGCGCGGCCGACGAGGAGGGCTGGTTCCCGACCGGGGACATCGGACGGCTGGACGAGGACGGGTTCCTCTGGCTGACCGACCGCAAGAAGGAGCTGATCATCACCTCCAACGGCAAGAACGTCTCGCCGGCGCTGGTGGAGAACACCGTCAAGGAGCACCCGCTGATCGGCCAGGCCCTGGTCCACGGCGACGGCCGGTCCTACCTGGTCGCCCTGCTGGTCCTGGATCCGGAGCTGGCCCCGGCCTGGGCTGCGGCCCGGGGCATCGGGGCCGCCTCCCTCGCGGAGCTCGCCGAGGACCCCGCCGTGCGGGCGGAGATCGCCCGCGCGGTGGAGACGGCCAACGCACGGCTCAACCGGACCGAGCAGATCAAGCGGTACCGGGTGCTCACGGAGGAATGGGGGCCCGAATCCGGGGAGCTCACCCCCTCGCTCAAGCTCCGCCGGCGGGTGGTCCGGGAGAAGTACGGCTCCCTGATCGACGCCCTGTACCAGGCTCCGTAA
- a CDS encoding oxygenase MpaB family protein — translation MATTEHPPAGPVRRTDPEPPPPGGVLWTIAGDIRALLMLPAAFTLQVAHPAIAAGVDQYSVFRTDPWGRGERSLRSVQLWVYGGEDAAEEGRRVRRLHKEIQGIDTRGRRYHSLDPACYAWVHATGFPVYLYAGRYLLRRFTPAQERQLYREWLQVGRILGLHDRDMPQTIEEYRVYWARMLAEEIEPTAVARELVATDVRLPCPEVGGPAVRLLLRLTWPALRAVFLRLRAFVTAGYMPPEARAAVGLAWSPAQERRLRWFSTALRLLVPALPERLRYLPVARAARARWHAAAR, via the coding sequence ATGGCCACGACGGAACACCCGCCCGCGGGCCCCGTACGCAGGACCGACCCCGAGCCGCCCCCGCCCGGCGGCGTGCTGTGGACCATCGCCGGTGACATCCGGGCCCTGCTCATGCTGCCCGCCGCCTTCACCCTGCAGGTGGCCCACCCCGCCATCGCGGCCGGAGTCGACCAGTACTCCGTCTTCCGCACCGACCCCTGGGGCCGCGGCGAGCGCTCGCTGCGCTCGGTCCAGCTGTGGGTGTACGGCGGGGAGGACGCCGCCGAGGAGGGCCGCCGGGTGCGCCGCCTGCACAAGGAGATCCAGGGCATCGACACCCGGGGCCGGCGCTACCACTCCCTCGACCCGGCCTGCTACGCCTGGGTGCACGCCACCGGGTTCCCCGTCTACCTCTACGCCGGGCGCTACCTGCTGCGCCGCTTCACCCCCGCCCAGGAGCGGCAGCTCTACCGCGAATGGCTCCAGGTCGGCCGGATCCTCGGCCTCCACGACCGGGACATGCCCCAGACCATCGAGGAGTACCGGGTGTACTGGGCCCGGATGCTCGCCGAGGAGATCGAGCCCACCGCGGTCGCCCGCGAGCTGGTCGCCACCGACGTCCGGCTGCCCTGCCCCGAGGTCGGCGGCCCCGCGGTCCGGCTGCTGCTGCGGCTCACCTGGCCCGCGCTGCGGGCGGTCTTCCTGCGCCTGCGCGCCTTCGTCACCGCCGGCTACATGCCGCCCGAGGCGCGGGCGGCCGTCGGGCTGGCGTGGAGCCCGGCCCAGGAGCGCAGGCTCCGGTGGTTCAGCACGGCCCTGCGGCTGCTCGTACCGGCGCTGCCGGAGCGGCTGCGGTACCTGCCCGTCGCGCGGGCGGCGCGCGCCCGATGGCACGCCGCCGCCCGCTGA
- a CDS encoding SDR family NAD(P)-dependent oxidoreductase: MTTVLITGASAGLGAAFARAFAAKGADLVLVARDKERLEPLARDLGREFGTSAEVLPADLLDPQDCAAVAARLADRVRPVDILVNNAGFGLPAPFPYSPVEDEERMLDLLVKVPLRLTHAVLPGLRERRRGAVVNVSSVAGLLPTGTYGAAKAWVTAFSESLRVDMEPYGVRVLAVVPGFTRTEFQERAGMDVSALREAVWLEPRAVVDRALRDLALRRPLSITGRRYRAYALAVRHLPRAFVARKMARERRAPAEG; this comes from the coding sequence GTGACCACCGTACTGATCACCGGGGCCAGCGCCGGACTGGGCGCCGCCTTCGCCCGGGCTTTCGCGGCCAAGGGCGCCGACCTGGTCCTCGTGGCCCGCGACAAGGAGCGGCTGGAGCCCCTTGCGCGGGACCTCGGCCGCGAGTTCGGCACGTCCGCCGAGGTGCTGCCCGCCGACCTGCTGGACCCGCAGGACTGCGCGGCGGTCGCCGCTCGCCTCGCCGACCGGGTCCGACCCGTGGACATCCTGGTCAACAACGCGGGCTTCGGACTGCCCGCGCCCTTCCCGTACAGCCCGGTCGAGGACGAGGAGCGGATGCTCGACCTGCTGGTCAAAGTGCCCCTGCGGCTCACCCACGCCGTGCTGCCGGGGCTGCGCGAGCGCCGCCGGGGCGCGGTGGTCAACGTCTCCTCGGTCGCCGGACTGCTGCCGACCGGCACCTACGGAGCGGCCAAGGCCTGGGTCACCGCGTTCAGCGAGTCGCTGCGGGTGGACATGGAGCCGTACGGCGTCCGGGTCCTGGCGGTGGTTCCGGGCTTCACCCGCACCGAGTTCCAGGAACGCGCCGGGATGGACGTCAGCGCCCTGCGCGAGGCGGTCTGGCTGGAGCCGCGGGCCGTGGTCGACCGGGCACTGCGCGATCTCGCGCTGCGCCGCCCGCTCAGCATCACGGGCCGCCGCTACCGGGCCTACGCCCTGGCCGTCCGGCACCTCCCGCGGGCCTTCGTGGCGCGGAAGATGGCTCGCGAGAGGCGCGCTCCGGCCGAGGGCTGA
- a CDS encoding Tex family protein — protein MTTSIEGRIAEELGVRERQVKAAVELLDGGSTVPFIARYRKEATEMLDDAQLRTLEERLRYLRELEDRRAAILDSVREQGKLDTELEARINAADTKARLEDIYLPFKPKRRTKAQIAREAGLEPLAEGLLADPSVEPAAAAAAFVDADKGVADAAAALEGARAILTERFAEDADLIGELRERMWGRGRLAAKVREGKEEAGAKFADYFEFAEPFTALPSHRVLAMLRGEKEEVLDLTLEPEPPSETPGPSTYEGMVARRFGIADRDRPGDKWLADTVRWAWRTKIQVHLGIDLRTRLRAAAEDEAVRVFAANLRDLLLAAPAGTRATLGLDPGFRTGVKVAVVDATGKVVATDVIYPHVPANKWDESLAKLARLAKEHAVELVAIGNGTASRETDKLAGELITRHPELKLTKVMVSEAGASVYSASAFASQELPGMDVSLRGAVSIARRLQDPLAELVKIDPKSIGVGQYQHDLSEVKLSRSLDAVVEDCVNGVGVDVNTASAPLLSRVSGISGGLAENIVAHRDANGPFRSRKGLKDVARLGPKAYEQCAGFLRIRGGEDPLDASAVHPEAYPVVRAMGKTAGGEVAALIGNTGVLRSLRPESFVTEAFGLPTVTDILRELEKPGRDPRPAFKTATFKEGVEKIGDLAPGMILEGVVTNVAAFGAFIDIGVHQDGLAHVSALSKTFVKDPRDVVKPGDIVRVKVMDVDIPRKRISLTLRLEDEAGAERGAGAPGQERRGGGRPPQQRGGGGQGQGGQGQSGQGQGQSRRQGGAVRGQGQRNGSGASASAPAPANSAMADALRRAGLTGPEERRKR, from the coding sequence GTGACGACGTCCATCGAAGGCAGGATCGCCGAGGAGCTCGGCGTACGGGAGCGGCAGGTCAAAGCCGCCGTCGAGCTGCTCGACGGCGGCTCCACCGTGCCGTTCATCGCTCGCTACCGCAAGGAAGCGACCGAGATGCTCGACGACGCGCAGCTGCGCACCCTCGAGGAGCGGCTGCGCTATCTGCGCGAGCTGGAGGACCGGCGCGCCGCGATCCTGGACTCCGTGCGGGAGCAGGGCAAGCTCGACACGGAGCTGGAGGCGCGGATCAACGCCGCCGACACCAAGGCCCGGCTCGAGGACATCTACCTGCCCTTCAAGCCCAAGCGGCGCACCAAGGCGCAGATCGCCCGCGAGGCGGGCCTCGAGCCCCTCGCCGAGGGGCTGCTCGCCGACCCCTCCGTGGAACCGGCCGCCGCGGCCGCAGCGTTCGTCGACGCGGACAAGGGCGTGGCCGACGCCGCCGCGGCCCTGGAGGGCGCCCGCGCCATCCTCACCGAGCGGTTCGCCGAGGACGCCGACCTGATCGGCGAACTGCGCGAACGCATGTGGGGCCGGGGCCGGCTCGCCGCGAAGGTCCGCGAGGGCAAGGAGGAGGCGGGCGCCAAGTTCGCCGACTACTTCGAGTTCGCCGAGCCCTTCACCGCCCTCCCCTCGCACCGTGTCCTCGCGATGCTGCGCGGCGAGAAGGAGGAGGTCCTCGACCTCACGCTGGAGCCGGAGCCGCCGAGCGAGACCCCCGGCCCGTCCACGTACGAGGGCATGGTCGCCCGCCGCTTCGGCATCGCGGACCGCGACCGCCCCGGCGACAAGTGGCTGGCCGACACGGTCCGCTGGGCCTGGCGCACGAAGATCCAGGTGCACCTCGGCATCGACCTGCGGACGCGGCTGCGCGCGGCCGCCGAGGACGAGGCCGTTCGGGTCTTCGCCGCGAACCTGCGCGACCTGCTGCTCGCCGCCCCGGCCGGCACGCGGGCGACGCTCGGCCTGGACCCGGGCTTCCGAACCGGTGTCAAGGTCGCCGTCGTGGACGCCACCGGCAAGGTCGTGGCCACCGACGTCATCTACCCGCACGTGCCCGCCAACAAGTGGGACGAGTCCCTCGCCAAGCTCGCCCGCCTCGCGAAGGAGCACGCGGTCGAGCTGGTCGCCATCGGCAACGGCACGGCCTCCCGCGAGACCGACAAGCTCGCCGGGGAGCTGATCACCCGCCATCCCGAGCTGAAGCTCACCAAGGTGATGGTCTCGGAGGCGGGCGCCTCCGTGTACTCCGCGTCCGCCTTCGCCTCGCAGGAACTCCCGGGCATGGACGTGTCGTTGCGCGGCGCGGTCTCCATCGCCCGCCGCCTCCAGGACCCGCTCGCCGAGCTGGTCAAGATCGACCCGAAGTCGATCGGCGTCGGCCAGTACCAGCACGACCTGTCCGAGGTGAAGCTCTCCCGCTCGCTCGACGCGGTGGTCGAGGACTGTGTGAACGGCGTCGGCGTGGACGTCAACACCGCCTCCGCGCCGTTGCTCTCGCGGGTGTCGGGCATCAGCGGCGGACTCGCCGAGAACATCGTGGCCCACCGCGACGCCAACGGCCCCTTCCGCAGCCGCAAGGGGCTCAAGGACGTGGCCCGGCTGGGCCCTAAGGCGTACGAGCAGTGCGCGGGCTTCCTGCGCATCCGCGGCGGGGAGGACCCGCTGGACGCCTCCGCGGTGCACCCCGAGGCGTACCCGGTGGTGCGGGCGATGGGCAAGACGGCCGGCGGCGAGGTGGCGGCGCTGATCGGCAACACGGGCGTACTGCGCTCCCTGCGTCCGGAGTCGTTCGTCACCGAGGCCTTCGGCCTGCCCACCGTCACCGACATCCTGCGCGAGCTGGAGAAGCCCGGCCGCGACCCGCGCCCGGCCTTCAAGACCGCCACCTTCAAGGAGGGCGTGGAGAAGATCGGCGACCTGGCCCCCGGCATGATCCTGGAGGGAGTGGTCACCAACGTGGCCGCCTTCGGCGCCTTCATCGACATCGGCGTCCACCAGGACGGGCTGGCGCACGTCTCGGCCCTGTCGAAGACCTTCGTCAAGGACCCCCGGGACGTGGTCAAGCCGGGCGACATCGTCCGCGTGAAGGTCATGGACGTGGACATCCCGCGCAAGCGCATCTCGCTGACCCTGCGGCTGGAGGACGAGGCCGGCGCGGAGCGCGGCGCGGGCGCCCCGGGTCAGGAGCGCCGGGGCGGCGGCCGTCCGCCGCAACAGCGCGGCGGGGGCGGCCAGGGTCAGGGCGGCCAGGGACAGAGCGGCCAGGGCCAGGGCCAGAGCCGGCGCCAGGGCGGCGCCGTGCGCGGTCAGGGCCAGCGGAACGGCAGCGGCGCTTCCGCTTCCGCCCCCGCGCCCGCCAACAGCGCGATGGCCGACGCGCTGCGCCGCGCGGGCCTCACCGGACCCGAGGAGCGCCGCAAGCGGTAG
- a CDS encoding MAB_1171c family putative transporter yields the protein MAADLTDFGNWLAVPSVVCLWLAVLLRAPGALRSPQQRGLWLAVATAAAAMTLNLPDVVAYAMDRGAGYAHSIGLVRNLIGVFSAGAVLYFVAAAAGGRRLCLVSWTATVAWLASLVALDAAAPAHGTHTMPPVGDPVPSLAYWLVLISAHVVANTVCVALCWRYSRRTESRGLAAGLRLFGLGTALAGLFWLAYLLKALFGSTWAMPALPLLMNVHGLLRAAAILVPTLFTFRRTASDIATAWRLWPLWRDLVQAVPHVALNKPRAGRMVELLWPPVPRNLLVYRKVIETRDAILILGEYVAPGALEDARGRVAGRGVPEQRRTAAALASVLLDARRAKLAGAPGQQGEAAGLELPAAIQTSAEGGDLAQEARFLVDVAHEYTREVKPS from the coding sequence ATGGCAGCTGACCTCACCGACTTCGGGAACTGGCTCGCCGTTCCCAGCGTGGTGTGCCTGTGGCTCGCGGTCCTGCTCCGCGCCCCGGGCGCCCTGCGCTCCCCGCAGCAGCGCGGCCTGTGGCTGGCCGTGGCGACCGCGGCCGCGGCGATGACCCTGAACCTCCCCGACGTCGTCGCCTACGCGATGGACCGCGGCGCGGGCTACGCGCACAGCATCGGCCTCGTCCGCAACCTCATCGGCGTCTTCTCCGCCGGCGCCGTCCTCTACTTCGTGGCCGCCGCCGCAGGCGGCCGCCGCCTGTGCCTCGTCTCCTGGACCGCCACGGTCGCGTGGCTCGCCTCACTGGTCGCGCTGGACGCGGCGGCGCCCGCGCACGGCACGCACACCATGCCGCCGGTCGGCGACCCGGTGCCCTCCCTCGCGTACTGGCTGGTGCTGATCTCCGCGCACGTCGTCGCCAACACGGTCTGCGTGGCGCTGTGCTGGCGCTACAGCCGCCGCACCGAGAGCCGGGGGCTGGCCGCCGGACTGCGCCTCTTCGGCCTCGGTACCGCGCTCGCCGGCCTGTTCTGGCTCGCCTACCTGCTCAAGGCCCTGTTCGGCAGCACCTGGGCGATGCCCGCCCTGCCGCTCCTGATGAACGTGCACGGGCTGCTGCGGGCCGCCGCGATCCTCGTGCCGACCCTGTTCACCTTCCGCCGGACCGCCTCGGACATCGCCACTGCCTGGCGGCTCTGGCCGCTGTGGCGCGACCTGGTCCAGGCCGTCCCGCACGTGGCCCTGAACAAGCCGCGGGCCGGGCGGATGGTGGAGCTGCTGTGGCCGCCGGTCCCGCGCAACCTGCTCGTCTACCGCAAGGTGATCGAGACGCGCGACGCGATCCTGATCCTCGGCGAGTACGTCGCCCCGGGCGCCCTGGAGGACGCCCGCGGCCGCGTCGCCGGGCGCGGGGTCCCCGAGCAGCGGCGCACCGCCGCCGCGCTGGCCTCCGTACTGCTGGACGCGCGGCGGGCGAAGCTGGCCGGAGCCCCCGGGCAGCAGGGCGAGGCGGCCGGACTGGAGCTGCCCGCCGCCATCCAGACCTCCGCCGAAGGCGGGGACTTGGCGCAGGAGGCCCGGTTCCTCGTCGACGTCGCCCACGAGTACACCCGGGAAGTGAAGCCGTCGTGA
- the sph gene encoding sphingomyelin phosphodiesterase — MPQTSPRRHRAAAAAVAALAAGAMAATTAPAATAAESAAAPRLSVLSYNVFLMSKSLYPNWGQDHRAAEIPRTSFYQGHDVVVLQEAFDNAASDALKANSAAQYPYQTPVVGRSKSGWDATGGAYSSTTPEDGGVTILSKWPVVRKEQVVYKDACGADWWSNKGFAYVVLNVNGARVHVVGTHAQSTDPGCGAGEAAQMRARQFRTIDAFLDGKNIPASEQVIVAGDMNVDSRTPELASMLADADLAGSDTRTGHPYSFDTALNSIASYRYPSDPREDLDYVLYRKGNARPAGWENNVVKEQSAPWTVSSWGTSYTYANLSDHYPVIGR; from the coding sequence ATGCCGCAGACCTCCCCCCGCCGCCACCGGGCCGCCGCCGCTGCCGTCGCCGCGCTCGCCGCGGGCGCCATGGCCGCCACCACCGCGCCGGCCGCCACGGCCGCGGAGTCCGCCGCCGCCCCGCGGCTCAGCGTGCTCTCGTACAACGTCTTCCTGATGAGCAAGAGCCTGTACCCGAACTGGGGCCAGGACCACCGGGCCGCGGAGATCCCCAGGACCTCCTTCTACCAGGGCCACGACGTGGTCGTGCTCCAGGAGGCCTTCGACAACGCCGCCTCGGACGCCCTGAAGGCCAACTCGGCGGCCCAGTACCCGTACCAGACCCCGGTCGTCGGCCGCAGCAAGTCCGGCTGGGACGCCACGGGCGGCGCGTACTCCTCCACCACCCCGGAGGACGGGGGCGTCACGATCCTCAGCAAGTGGCCCGTCGTCCGCAAGGAGCAGGTCGTCTACAAGGACGCCTGCGGCGCCGACTGGTGGTCCAACAAGGGCTTCGCCTACGTCGTGCTGAACGTGAACGGCGCCCGGGTGCACGTGGTCGGCACGCACGCGCAGTCCACCGACCCGGGCTGCGGCGCCGGCGAGGCGGCACAGATGCGCGCCCGCCAGTTCCGCACCATCGACGCCTTCCTGGACGGCAAGAACATCCCGGCGAGCGAGCAGGTCATCGTGGCGGGCGACATGAACGTCGACTCCCGCACGCCGGAACTCGCCTCGATGCTGGCCGACGCCGACCTGGCGGGCTCGGACACGCGCACGGGCCACCCGTACTCCTTCGACACCGCGCTGAACTCGATCGCGAGCTACCGCTACCCGAGCGACCCGCGCGAGGACCTGGACTACGTCCTCTACCGCAAGGGCAACGCCCGTCCGGCGGGCTGGGAGAACAACGTGGTGAAGGAGCAGTCGGCGCCCTGGACGGTCTCCAGCTGGGGCACCTCCTACACGTACGCCAACCTCAGCGACCACTACCCGGTGATCGGGCGCTAG
- a CDS encoding M1 family metallopeptidase, producing MHRKVIAPSVLAASLLLVIPASAASSGPGAPGIGDPYYPASGNGGYDVSHYDLRLRYQPKTDLLEGTATLLATAKQDLSRFNLDFGLQVSEVRVNGTKARFAASGSHELEVTPAKPLARNTPLTVVVKYAGKPSELKVDGWTAWHRTPDGGVAAQEPDSAVWWFPSNDHPLDKATFDVSVNVPDGTQAISNGVLQSQTSRLGWTRYNWRSNKPQATYLATLAVGKFDITTDKTASGLPVLNAYSKDLGDNAGAARASVERTAEVADWLEGVFGPYPFNALGGYVPNVTAGFALETQTRPFYGPRQFQNGANVSVVVHELAHQWYGDSVSVEGWKDIWINEGFARYSQWLWSEKEGEGTARELADWAYSVRPAEDPFWQVKPGDPGPENQFHGAVYDRGAIALQALRNEIGDEKFFEILKGWPAERAYGNAKVGDFVRYAEKVSGKPLAQLFETWLYTPGKPDASALNPAAAGAAARSFSAAPAQQTEPKSWKKIAETNTIHQHDEHAGHAGH from the coding sequence GTGCACCGCAAAGTCATCGCCCCGAGCGTGCTCGCCGCTTCCCTGCTGCTGGTGATCCCGGCCTCGGCGGCGAGTTCCGGTCCGGGCGCCCCGGGTATCGGCGATCCCTACTACCCGGCCAGCGGCAACGGCGGATACGACGTGTCCCACTACGACCTGCGCCTGCGATACCAGCCGAAGACGGACCTCCTCGAAGGCACCGCCACCCTCCTCGCCACCGCCAAGCAGGACCTGTCCCGCTTCAACCTGGACTTCGGCCTCCAGGTCAGCGAGGTCCGGGTCAACGGGACCAAGGCCAGGTTCGCCGCGTCCGGCAGCCACGAGCTGGAGGTGACCCCGGCGAAGCCGCTGGCGCGCAACACCCCGCTGACCGTCGTCGTCAAGTACGCCGGGAAGCCCTCCGAGCTGAAGGTGGACGGCTGGACGGCCTGGCACCGCACCCCCGACGGCGGGGTGGCGGCGCAGGAGCCCGACTCGGCGGTCTGGTGGTTCCCGAGCAACGACCACCCGCTCGACAAGGCCACCTTCGACGTTTCGGTCAACGTCCCGGACGGCACCCAGGCGATCAGCAACGGCGTGCTCCAGTCGCAGACCTCGCGGCTGGGCTGGACCCGGTACAACTGGCGGTCCAACAAGCCGCAGGCCACCTACCTGGCCACGCTCGCGGTCGGCAAGTTCGACATCACGACCGACAAGACGGCGAGCGGCCTGCCGGTCCTCAACGCCTACAGCAAGGACCTCGGCGACAACGCGGGGGCCGCGCGGGCGAGCGTGGAGCGGACCGCGGAGGTCGCCGACTGGCTGGAGGGGGTCTTCGGCCCGTACCCCTTCAACGCGCTGGGCGGATACGTGCCGAACGTGACGGCCGGTTTCGCGCTGGAGACCCAGACGCGTCCCTTCTACGGGCCGCGCCAGTTCCAGAACGGCGCGAACGTCTCGGTGGTCGTGCACGAGCTGGCCCACCAGTGGTACGGCGACAGCGTGTCGGTCGAGGGCTGGAAGGACATCTGGATCAACGAGGGTTTCGCCCGCTACAGCCAGTGGCTTTGGTCGGAGAAGGAGGGCGAGGGCACCGCACGGGAGCTGGCCGACTGGGCCTACTCCGTCCGCCCGGCCGAGGACCCGTTCTGGCAGGTCAAGCCTGGTGACCCGGGTCCGGAGAACCAGTTCCACGGGGCGGTCTACGACCGTGGCGCCATCGCCCTGCAGGCGCTGCGCAACGAGATCGGCGACGAGAAGTTCTTCGAGATCCTGAAGGGCTGGCCGGCCGAGCGGGCCTACGGCAACGCCAAGGTGGGCGACTTCGTGCGGTACGCGGAGAAGGTTTCCGGCAAGCCGCTGGCCCAGCTGTTCGAGACCTGGCTGTACACGCCGGGCAAGCCGGACGCCTCGGCCCTGAACCCGGCGGCCGCCGGCGCCGCGGCCCGGTCCTTCTCGGCGGCCCCGGCGCAGCAGACCGAGCCGAAGTCCTGGAAGAAGATCGCCGAGACGAACACGATCCACCAGCACGACGAGCACGCCGGGCACGCCGGGCACTGA